Below is a window of Shinella sp. PSBB067 DNA.
CGGGGAGAGCTTCCAGACCTTCAGCGGATCGTGCCGGCGGTCGTGGAAGCGCTTGAGCTGCATCTCGCGGCCGATGTCGAGCCAGAACTTGAAGAAATGGATGTTCTCCGAGGCGATCATCTTCTCGAAGCGCGGCGTTTCCTTGAGGAACTTTTCGTATTGCTCCGGCGTGCAGAAGCCCATGACCGGCTCCACGCCCGCCCGGTTGTACCAGGAGCGGTCGAAGAGCACGAACTCGCCCGCCGTCGGGAAGGTCGCCACGTAGCGCTGGAAGTACCACTGGCCCTGCTCGGTGCCGGTCGGCTTGGTCAGCGCGACGATGCGGGCAGAACGCGGGTTCATGTAGGACATGGTGGCATGGATCGCACCGCCCTTGCCGGCGGCGTCCCGGCCCTCGAAGACCGCCATGATGCGCGTTCCCGTCTTCTGCTGCCAGAACTGGACCTTGACCAGTTCGATCTGAAGCAGCTTGAGAAGCCGATCGTATTCCTTGTTGTCGAGTTTCTTGTCATAGGGATAGTCGTCGGAGCCGAAGGCCTTTTCCTCGATCCAGTCGGGAAGGACCGGATCGTCGATATCGAACACGCGTTTCTTGCCGCGGATATCCAGTTCCACGGCCCGGCTTTCGGCCTTTTCCGCCATCGTCTGCTCCTTGAAATTCCAGGGTACGGCTGCTGCCGCCATCCGGAAGGTGGACATAACCGGATTGCGAATTCAAGCGCGCCGTGAAAAACATGTCATGAAGCCGCGCTATCCATCGGGAATCATGGAGGCGCGGAGGGTGCGATGCTCGCAAGGGAATGGGTGGCGGTGACGGATCAGCGCACGGGCCTCGGCTGGCTGGCGACGCAATTGTGGGGCGAGCGCGTTCTCATTGCCTCCGCCGTCTTCGTCGGTTTCATGATGTGGCTTGCCGGCCTGCATCTCGGCTGGGTGTCCTTCGCCGTCCTGCTCCTCGTCTTCGCCGGCCTCCTGCGCACCGAACGGCGCACGGTCGCGGTCGGCCGCAAGGCGGTGGCCGTCGAGCCGGTGGCTCCGCCCGCCCCGCCCGTGGAAGATCTCGCCGCGGTCGCCGCCGTCCTCGGCGCGCTCGATGCGCCCGCGGTGCTCCTGTCGGCGCGCCAGACGGTGAAGCTGCAGAATCGCGCGGCCGAGGCCGTCTTCGGCCCGATCCCGGAGGGCAGCGACCTTGCCGGCCGCATCCGCGCGCCCGGCATCCTCGACATGGTGCGCGATGCCATCGGCTCCGGCCAGCCGCGCGAGACGGAACATGCCGAGCGGCTTCCTTCCGAGACGGTCTATGTCGTGCGCATCGCCCCGCTCGCCGGTTCCGCCGCCGAACCGCTCTGGCTGCTGACCTTCCGCGACGTCTCGCAGGCCCGCCGCATCGACCGGATGCGCTCCGACTTCGTCGCCAATGCCAGCCACGAGCTGCGCACGCCGCTCGCCTCGCTGCGCGGCTTCATCGAGACGCTGCAGGGGCCGGCAAGGAACGACCTCAAGGCGCATGAGCGCTTTCTCGCCATCATGCACGAGCAGGCGACGCGCATGAGCCGCCTCGTCGACGACCTGCTGTCGCTCTCGCGCCTCGAGCTGCGCTCCAACCTCGCCCTCGAGCAGACCGTGGACCTCGTGCCGCTCGTCGCCCATGTGCGCGACAGCCTCCAGCCGCTTGCAGGCGACCTCGGCGTCGAGGTCGTGCTGGACCTGCCGAAGCACCCCGTAACGGTCCCGGGCGATCGCGACGAACTGGTCGAGGTCTTCGAGAACCTCATCGAGAACGCCTGCAAATACGGCCAGGAGGGCAAGCGGGTGGACGTGGTGCTGACGGGCGGCGCGGACGGCGTGCCCATAGAGCTCAGCGTCACGGATTATGGCCCGGGCATCCCGCCCGAGCATGTGCCGCGCATCACCGAGCGCTTCTACCGGGTCAACGTGGAGGCGAGCCGCTCCAAGAAGGGCACCGGCCTCGGCCTTGCCATCGTCAAGCACATCCTCACCCGCCACAAGGCGCGCCTCGTGGTGAAGTCTGAAATGGGCAAGGGCACGGTCTTTACCGTCAAGTTCTGACACAAAGGAAGGCGGCTTTGTCGTCGCTTTCGAAATAGCCGAGCAATTTCATAGGCTTGGTGTGTCACAAATGTTTCGTCAAATTGACATAAAACCAATGGCGATCGCGGTTTAGAGAAGAGCCGCCGGTTCACGGCTAAGAGCGCGGAATGAGCGCTTACCACACATGTCCTCTTCGGGAGAACCCAGATGAAATCTCTTAAGCTCACCGTCGCGGCGCTCGTTGCCTCCGCCGCATTCGCAGGCGTTGCCGTTGCGCGCGACCAGATCCAGATCGCCGGCTCGTCCACCGTTCTTCCCTACGCCAAGATCGTCGCCGAGACGTTCGGCGAGACCTATCCCGACTTCAAGACCCCGATCGTCGAATCCGGCGGCACGGGCGGCGGCCTGAAGGAATTCTGCAAGGGCGTCGGCCCCGACACCATCGACATCGCCAATGCATCGCGCCCGATGAAGGACAGCGAAGTCGAGGCCTGCAAGGCCGCCGGCGTCACCGAGATCCAGGAAGTCAAGATCGGCTATGACGGCATCGTCTTCGCCACGGACGCCGGCAATGCCGACCTGAAGCTGGAGCCGAAGGACCTCTATCTGGCGCTCGCCGCGGAAGTCGCCGTCGACGGCAAGCTCGTCGCCAACCCCTACAAGAAGTGGTCGGAAGTCAACAAGGACCTCCCGGACGTCGAGATCGCCGCCTATATCCCCGGCGAAAAGCACGGCACGCGTGAAGTCTTCGACGAGAAGATGCTGGCTGCCGGCTGCAAGGCGACCGGCGCCGCCGACGTGATCAAGGCTGCCGTTGCCGACGAAAAGGAACAGCATGCCAAGTGCATCGCGGTCCGCAAGGACGGCCTGGCCGTCGACATCGACGGCGACTATACCGAGACGCTCGCCCGCATCGCCGCCAACAAGTCCGGCATCGGCGTCTTCGGCCTGTCCTTCTACGAGAACAACGCCGACAAGCTGAAGGTCGCCACCGTCAGCGGCATCGTTCCCTCGACCGAGACGATCGCGTCGGGCGAATATCCGGTCTCCCGTCCGCTGTTCTTCTACGTCAAGAAGGCGCATCTCGGCGTCATCGCGGGCCTGAAGGAATATGTCGAGTTCTTCACGAGCGATGACATGATCGGCCCCGACTCCCCGCTTGCCGAGTACGGCCTCGTTCCGGCTCCGGACGCAGAGCGCGAGGAGATCCGCAAGGCCTTCGTCGACGGCAAGATCATGTAATCGCCTTGGCCGGTGCGGCTTCTCCTCGGGGAGGTCGCGCCGGCCGCTCTCTTTCCGGCGGGTTTCCCGCGTCTGTCGAAAGGTCGGGGCGAGAGGTCTCGCCGGGAGAATGTCCTAAATGAGTGTTTCCCTTCTTCTGCTTGTCGTCGCCGTCATCGGCGTGGCAGGGTATCTGGCGGGTAGCTGGCGCGCCAACACGCTTGCCGGCGGCAAGCTCTCCAGCCTGCACTCCCGGCCGGGCTACTACGGCTCCTTCGTCGCCGTCTGGTCCATGCTTCCGGCGGTCCTCGTGCTTTTGGTCTGGATCGTCGCGAGCCCGGTCTATATCGGCTCGACCGTTCGTGCCGGCTTTCCTGACGAGGTGAAGGCCGAGCCGCAGGCGACGCAGAACCTCAACTACAACATGATCGGCGCCATTGCCCGCGGCCTGCGGCTGCTGACGCCGCAGGAGCGCGAGGCGGTGTTCGCCGACGGCGCATCCGCCCGCACGGTGCTCGCCGGCAAGGGCGTGCCGCTTGCCGCCGATCCCGCGCCCTACATGCTGACGGCGGCCGACGACCTCGGCCGCATGACGGCAGCCAGCCGCACCTTCCTGTCGGCCCTGGTCGTCCTCGTCGCCCTCGCGGGCGCCTTCCTCTCCTACCGGGCGATCGCGCCGAAGTTCCGCGCCCGCAACCGCGTAGAAGGCATGATGCTGATCGGCCTCATCGGCGCGTCCTCGATCGCCATCCTGACGACCGTCGGCATCGTCGCCTCGATGCTGACGGAAGCCGTTCACTTCTTCAACATGGTCCCGGCGTGGGAATTCTTCTTCGGCACGGTCTGGGATCCGCGCTTCGCCGCGGCGGGCGCAACGGCCTCCGCCGGTCAGTTCGGCCTGATCCCGCTGCTCGCCGGCACGCTCTATATCGGCTTCGTCGCCATGCTGGTCGCCGTGCCCGTCGGCCTCTTCGCCGCCATCTACATGTCGGAATACGCCTCGCGTCACCTTCGTTCGGTCGCAAAGCCGCTGCTCGAAGTGCTCGCCGGCATCCCGACCATCGTCTACGGCTTCTTCGCCCTCATCACGGTCGGCCCGTTCCTGCGCGACATCTCCGCCGAGCTGAACGGCCTCGTCACGGGCAACTACACCAGCTTCATCCAGGCGCAGAGCGTGCTGACCGCCGGCTTCGTCATGGGCATCATGCTGATCCCCTACGTCTCCTCGCTGTCGGACGACATCATCACCGCCGTGCCGCGGGCGCTGCGTGACGGCTCGCTCGGCCTCGGCGCCACCCGCTCGGAAACGATCCGGCGCGTCATCCTGCCGGCGGCCCTGCCGGGCATCGTCGGCGCGCTGCTGATGACCGCCTCGCGCGCCATCGGCGAGACGATGATCGTGGTGCTTGCCGCGGGCGTTGCAGCCCGCATGCAGATCAATCCCTTCGAGCCGATGACGACGGTCACCGTCAAGATCGTCAACCAGCTCACCGGCGACCTCGAATTCACCTCGCCGCAGACGCTGGTGGCCTTCGCGCTCGGCATCACGCTCTTCGTCATCACGCTTTGCCTTAACATCTACGCCCTCTATATCGTGCGCAAATACCGGGAGCAGTACGAATGAGCCAGGTCTCCACCACGAGCCCCGCCCTCGGCATCGCCGAAAGGCCCGAGCGCCGCGACATCGGCCTTCGCCGCCGCTACGCCGCTGAACGCCGCTTCCGCCTCTACGGCATGGCCGCCATCGGCTTCGGCCTGCTCTTCCTCTTCCTGTTGCTGTTCTCGGTGGTCTCCAAGGGCTACACGGCGTTCCAGCAGTCGATGATCACGATCCCGGTCGAGTTCTCCGAACAGATCATCGACAAGAACAACGAGCGCGCCACCAACCCGCAGAAACTGGTCTCGGCCAACTACCCGGTCGTCGCCCGCAACGCGCTCGCCAAGGTTCTCGGCGTCGGCGAGGATGACCGCGCCGGCCTGAAGGCCGTCAACGGCATGATCTCGGACAGCGTGCGCGTCCAGTTCCGCGACCTCGTCGCCGCCGATCCCTCGATCATCGGCACGACCCGGACCGTCAGCTTCCTCGCCCACGGCGACCTCGACTCCGCCTTCAAGGGCCAGATCGATCTCTCCGTCCCGGAAACCAGCCGCAAGGTCTCCGACAGGCAGGTCGGCTGGATGAACCAGCTTGCCGAAAGCGGCGCGCTCTCCAAGCATTTCAACACCGGCCTCTTCACCAGCGGCGCATCGAGCCGCCCGGAAGCTGCCGGCGTCGGCGTCGCGCTCGTCGGTTCGCTCTACATGATGCTGATCGTCCTCGTGCTCTCGCTGCCGATCGGCGTCGCCGCCTCGATCTACCTGGAAGAGTTCGCCCCGAAGAACCGCTTCACGGACCTCATCGAGGTTAACATCAACAACCTCGCCGCGGTGCCGTCCATCGTCTACGGTCTGCTCGGCCTTGCCGTCTTCATCAACTTCGCCGGCTTCCCGCGCTCGGCGGCCCTCGTCGGCGGCCTGGTGCTGACGCTGATGACGCTGCCGACGATCATCATCGCGACCCGCGCGGCGCTGAAGGCCGTGCCGCCGTCCATCCGCTCGGCGGCGCTGGGCCTCGGCGCCTCCAAGATGCAGACCGTGTTCCACCACGTCCTGCCGCTCGCCATGCCCGGCATCCTTACGGGCACGATCATCGGCCTTGCCCACGCGCTCGGCGAGACCGCGCCGCTTCTCCTCATCGGCATGGTCGCCTTCGTCGCGGACGTCCCGGCAACCCCGCTCGATCCGGCGACGGCGCTTCCGGTGCAGATCTACATGTGGGCGAACGAGGCCGAGCGCGCCTTCGTGGAGCGCACCTCGGGAGCCATCATCGTGCTCCTCATCTTCCTCATCCTCATGAATGTTGGCGCTATCCTGTTGCGCCGCCGTTTCGAACGGCGCTGGTAGAAGGACCGATCCTATGAACATCATGTCAGAAGCAGCCGTCGAGAAAGCCCTGGACAAGAAAATGAACGACATTTCCTACAAGATGATCGGCAAGGACGTCTCGGTCTATTACGGCGACAAGCGCGCCCTCTACGACGTCAACCTCAACGTCCGCGAGAATACCGTGACCGCCCTCATCGGCCCGTCGGGCTGCGGCAAGTCCACCTTCCTGCGCACGCTCAACCGCATGAACGACACCATCGACGGCTGCCGCGTCACCGGCCGCATCACGCTGGATACGGACGACATCTACGATCCGAACATCGACGTGGTGGAACTGCGCGCCCGCGTCGGCATGGTCTTCCAGAAGCCAAACCCGTTCCCGAAGTCGATCTACGAGAACGTCGCCTACGGCCCGCGCATCCACGGCCTTGCCAAAGCCAAGGCCGACATGGACGCCATCGTCGAGCAGAGCCTGCAGAAGGCGGGCCTGTGGAACGAGGTGAAGGACCGCCTGCAGGAGAGCGGCACCGGCCTTTCGGGCGGCCAGCAGCAGCGCCTGTGCATCGCCCGCGCCGTCGCCGTCAGCCCGGAGGTCATCCTGATGGACGAGCCCTGCTCGGCGCTTGACCCCATCGCCACCGCCAAGGTCGAGGAGCTGATCCACGAGCTGCGCGCCAACTTCACCATCGTCATCGTGACGCATTCCATGCAGCAGGCGGCCCGCGTCTCGCAGCGCACCGCCATGTTCCACCTCGGCAACCTCGTCGAGGAGAACGACACCGACAAGATGTTCACCAACCCGGACGACCAGCGCACGCAGGACTACATCATGGGCCGCTTCGGCTGACGCCATTGTCGCCCAAGCCCCGAACGCCCGAGCGCATCAAGGATAAAGCCATGTCATCGACCCATATCGTCTCGATCTATGACGAAGAACTGAAGTACCTCTCCCGCCGCATCTCCGAGATGGGCGGCACCGCCGAGCAGATGGTGGCCGATTCCGTCCGCGCCCTCGTCACCACGGATGCGGCGCTGGCGCAGAAGGTGATTTCGGAAGACATCATCCTCGACAATGCCGAGCGCCAGATCAACGAGAAGGCCATCGTCACCATCGCCAAGCGCCAGCCGATGGCGGCGGACCTGCGCGAGATCATGGGCGCGATCCGCATCGCCGCCGAGCTGGAGCGTGTCGGCGACCTCGGCAAGAACACCGCCAAGCGCGTCATCGCCGTGCAAAGCTCGGGCATGCCCCGCAAGCTCGCCCGCGGCCTGGAGCACCTCGCCGAACTCGCCCTGATCCAGCTCAAGGAAGTGCTCGACGTCTACGCCACCCGTTCGGTCGACAAGGCGAAGGCCATCCGCGAACGCGACGACGAGATCGACGCGATCTACACCTCGCTGTTCCGCGAGCTCCTCACCTACATGATGGAAGACCCGCGCAACATCACGCCCTGCACGCATCTCCTGTTCTGCGCCAAGAACATCGAGCGCATCGGCGACCACGCGACCAACATCGCCGAAACCATCTACTACATGGCCACCGGCTCGCAGCCGGAAGGCGAGCGTCCGAAGGACGACACCTCGACCTCCGTCGTCGCCGCCGACGTTGCCGATGCCTCCGAGTAACGAGTAAGGGTTCGACACATGGTGCCCAGAATAGCCGTCGTGGAAGACGAGGAGGCGCTCAGCGTCCTCCTGCGCTACAATCTCGAAGCCGAAGGCTTCGAGGTCGACACGATCCTTTCCGGTGACGAGGCCGAGATGCGCCTTCAGGAGCGCATGCCGGATCTCCTCATCCTCGACTGGATGCTGCCCGGCGTCTCCGGCATCGAGCTCTGCCGGCGCCTGCGCCAGCGCCCGGAGACCGAGCGCCTGCCGATCATCATGCTGACGGCGCGCGGCGAGGAGAGCGAGCGCGTGCGCGGCCTTGCCACCGGCGCGGACGACTATGTGGTGAAACCCTTCTCGACGCCGGAGCTGGTCGCCCGCGTGCGCGCCATGCTGCGCCGGGCCAAGCCGGAAGTCGTCTCGACCGTGCTGCGCTGCGGCGACATCGAGCTCGACCGCGAGACCCACCGCGTCCACCGCCGCACCCGCGAGGTCCGCCTCGGCCCGACGGAATTCCGCCTGCTGGAGTTCCTGATGACCTCGCCGGGCCGCGTCTTCTCGCGCTCGCAGCTCCTCGACGGCGTCTGGGGCCACGACATCTATGTCGACGAGCGCACCGTCGACGTCCATGTCGGGCGCCTGCGCAAGGCGCTCAACTTCGCCAACATGCAGGACGTCATCCGCACGGTGCGCGGTGCCGGCTATTCGCTGGAGACCTGAGCGGCCGGAATTTCCTCCCAAGGACGGAAATGGGCCCTTCGGGGCCTGTTTGCGTTTCGGGGCACGCAATCGCCCCCGCATGCGGCCTTCTCCCGATAAGCGGGGCGGCGCGAGGAGAGAGCTTCTCCGCTTGCGAAAAAATGTCATGGCAGGATGAGGGCGTCCGGCCCGCAGCCGCAAACGAAAACGGGCCCGAAAGGGCCCGCTTGTCATTCCGCAGTCAGCGCCGCTCAGCGCATCCGCCGGCGCTCGGCCGAAGGCTGGTAGGCGAGGCGCTGGTGGTAGGTGCAATAGGGCGAGTTGTCCGGGGACTCGTTGCCGCAGAAGTGGAAGTCCTCGTTGAGCGGGTCGCCGATCGGCCATTTGCAGGTGCGCTCGGTGAGCTGCGTCAGCTCCAGCTTGCGCGACATCGGCACGACGACGTTGTTGCCGTTGGCCGGAACCGGAAGCTGGTCGCGCTGCGCGTCGAAATCTGCGTCGATTTCCTCCTTGGCGATCGCGTTGCCGGCCGGGCGGGCCGCGGCGCGGGGGGCGACCGGGCGGGCCGCAAAGCCGGTGGGGCGCGGGGCGGCTGCCGCCGGGCGCTTGGGGCGCGAGGCGGACTGCGTTCCGCCGGCCTTGGCGCGGCCCGGCAGGTTCAGCCGGTGCACCTTGCCGATGACGGCATTGCGGCTGACGCCGCCGAGCTGGGCGGCGATCTGGCTCGCGCTCAGGCCCTCGCTCCAGAGCTTCTTGAGTTTCTCGACCCGCTCGTCTGTCCAGTTCATGCTTTCGTCTCCGTTCGGCGCTCGCAATACGGGAATCCGTCATCGCGTCCCGGACGGGTCCGGGACCTGAACGCCTTAACTCTTTTGGTGACTAGTTCCGCCGCATGCAGTCTAGTAATTGGTCTTTAACCTAGAGACCGGGGGACTCCGTGACAAGAGTCGCACGAATCCGGGCGAATCGATTTCTAAGTTTTCCCCAACTTGCTGGTCTGGTGTGACTCGATAGCGACACCTTCCGCGCGTGCCGTGAATCCTTTCCCTGCGGGAGGTTCAGCCATATTCAGGGCAGCGATTTTATTGACAGGGCGGTATGAAATGCCGATAGTGCGGCATGCCGCCGAAAGGCGGCTTTTGATTTTTCTGGTATCCGGAAAAGTCAAGCTCCAGACCCGTTTTCCGCATCTCTTTTCGGAGGATTCGCGCCATGGCCGATGCCGCGCCGCTCTATGAAACCTATATGCGTGCGCCGCTCCGGTTCGCGCGCGGGGAGGGCGTGTGGCTCGTCACCGAGGATGGCGAGCGATATCTCGATTTCGCCGCCGGCGTCGCCGTCAATTCGCTGGGCCACGCCCACCCCCATCTCGTCGCCGCGCTGAAGGACCAGGCCGAGAAGGTCTGGCACCTGTCGAACCTCTACGAGATCCCCGGCCAGGAAAGCCTCGGCCGCCGGCTGACGGAGGCGACCTTCGCCGACAAGGTGTTCTTCACCAATTCGGGCGCCGAGGCGCTGGAATGCGCGATCAAGACGGCCCGGCGCTACCACTTTGCCAAGGGTCACGCCGGCAAGTACCACATCCTCACCTTCGAGGGCGCTTTCCACGGCCGCACCATCGCCACCATCGCGGCCGGCGGGCAGGAGAAATACATCGAGGGCTTCGGCCCCAAGGCCCCGGGCTTCCTGAAGCTGCCCTTCGGCGACATTACGGCCGTCAGGGACGCGATCACCGAGGAGACGGCGGCGATCCTCATCGAGCCCGTGCAGGGCGAGGGGGGCCTTCGCCCCGTGCCGAAGGACTTCATGCAGGAGCTGCGCCGGCTCTGCGACGAATACGGCCTGCTGCTCATCCTCGACGAGGTGCAGACGGGCGTCGGCCGCACCGGCCGCCTCTTCGCCCATGAGAGCGCGGGCGTCACGCCCGACATCATGGCCATCGCCAAGGGCATCGGCGGCGGTTTCCCGCTCGGCGCCTGCCTTGCCACGAACGAGGCCGCCGCCGGCATGGTCGCCGGCACGCATGGCTCGACCTATGGCGGCAACCCGCTCGCCATGGCGGTCGGCAATGCGGTGCTCGACGTCGTCCTCGAGGACGGCTTCCTTCAGCATGTGCGCGACGTCGCGCTGGTCTTCCGCCAGGGGCTCGCGGCGCTGAAGGACCGCTTCCCCGAGGTCATCGAGGATATCCGCGGCGAGGGCCTGATGCTCGGCATCAAGGCGAAGGTTCCGGTCGCCGACCTGCTCAAGGCCGTGCGCGCGGAAAACCTGCTCGCCGTGCCGGCCGGCGACAACGTGCTGCGCCTGCTGCCGCCGCTGGTCGTCACGGCGGAAGAGGCGCGCGAGGGGCTCGCCCGCATCGAGCGGGCGGCGGAAAAGCTGACGGCGGCCGTGAAGGCCGCTTAAGGGACTGGGACAGACAGGACACATCATGGCCAAGCATTTTCTCGATCTTTCCGCCGTTTCGGAAAGCGATCTCCGCGTCATCATGGACGACGCGCACAGCCGCAAGGCCGCCAGCAAGGCCGGCACGGAGGCAAAGCCGCTCGCCGGCAAGATGCTGGCGATGATCTTCGAGAAGCCCTCCACGCGAACCCGCGTCTCCTTCGACGTCGGCATGCGCCAGCTCGGCGGCGAGACGCTGTTCCTGTCGGGCACGGAAATGCAGCTCGGCCGCGCCGAGACCATCGGCGACACGGCCAAGGTCCTGTCGCGCTATGTCGACGCCATCATGATCCGCACGACCGACCATGCGCGCCTGCTGGAGCTTGCCGAGCACGCCACCGTCCCGGTCATCAACGCCCTGACGGACCTCACCCATCCCTGCCAGATCATGGCCGACATCATGACCTTCGAGGAGCATCGCGGCCCGGCCAAGGGCAAGACCTTCTCCTGGATGGGCGACGGCAACAACGTGCTGCACTCCTTCGTCGAGGGCGCGGCCCGCTTCGGCTATACGATGAAGATGGCCGTGCCGATGGGCTCCGAGCCGGACGACAAGATCCTCAACTGGGCGCGCGACAACGGCGGCAACATCCTGCTCGGCCACGACCCGGAGGCGATTGCCGACGGTGCCGACCTCATCGTCACCGATTGCTGGGTCTCCATGAACCAGGAGCACCGCGCTCGCGGCCACAACATCTTCCAGCCCTACCAGGTCAACAAGCAGCTCATGGCGCGGGCCGGCAAGGATGCGCTCTTCATGCACTGCCTGCCCGCCCATCGCGGCGAGGAAGTGACCGACGAGGTGATCGACGGCCCGCAGTCCGTGGTCTTCGACGAGGCGGAGAACCGCCTTCATGCGCAGAAGTCGATCCTTGCCTGGTGCTTCGGCGCCGTCTGACGCGGCCTTGAAATATGTGAGGGCACGCACGATCTAGGTGCCGACACCCGGCGCCGGAAGGCGTCGTCTCTGGCGCTTGCCCGCCCGGTATGGAATGATCGGGCGGCAGGAGCGCGAAATCACGATAGACGCTGTCGGACGTGGCGGGGCGCAAGGCCCGCGGCGCGGCGGTGTGCAAGGAGCAGAACGATGATGGCTGAAAACGCCCTGAAACTCGGTGAGCCCGGCTATGCCGGCGACGATCATGTCCTGCCGTTCCAGGTGGAAGGCCTCGATGTGCGCGGCAGGGCCGTGCAGCTCGGCCCGATGCTCGACGGCATTCTCGGCCGGCACGATTACCCCGCACCCGTCGCCCGCCTTCTGGCCGAGGCGATCACGCTCACCGTGCTGCTCGGCACCTCGCTGAAATTCGAGGGCAAGCTGATCGTCCAGACCAAGGGCGACGGCCCCGTCGACCTGCTCGTCGCTGATTTCGCCGCACCGGAGAACGTGCGCGCCTATGCCCGCTTCGACGAGGCGGCGCTGGAGGCCGCCGTCGCCGAAGGCCGGACGGAGCCGCACGAGCTGCTCGGCAAGGGCATTCTCGCCTTCACCATCGACCAGGGCGCGCATACCCAGCGCTACCAGGGCATCGTTCCGCTCGACGGCCATACGCTGGAAGAGATCGCCGGCGTCTATTTCCGCCAGTCCGAGCAGATCCCGACCAAGGTGCGCCTCGGCGTCGCCGAGCTCTACGACCGCGACGAAGCCGGCAAGGCCCGCCATCGCTGGCGCGCGGGCGGCATGGTCGCGCAGTTCCTGCCGTCCTCGCCCGAGCGCATGCGCCAGGCCGATCTTCCCGGCGGCGACGGCGACGAGGCCGGCCACAAGATCGACGACGACGACAACTGGTCCGAAGCCAAAGCCATGGTCGAGACGATCGACGCCGACGA
It encodes the following:
- the pstB gene encoding phosphate ABC transporter ATP-binding protein PstB, giving the protein MNIMSEAAVEKALDKKMNDISYKMIGKDVSVYYGDKRALYDVNLNVRENTVTALIGPSGCGKSTFLRTLNRMNDTIDGCRVTGRITLDTDDIYDPNIDVVELRARVGMVFQKPNPFPKSIYENVAYGPRIHGLAKAKADMDAIVEQSLQKAGLWNEVKDRLQESGTGLSGGQQQRLCIARAVAVSPEVILMDEPCSALDPIATAKVEELIHELRANFTIVIVTHSMQQAARVSQRTAMFHLGNLVEENDTDKMFTNPDDQRTQDYIMGRFG
- a CDS encoding PstS family phosphate ABC transporter substrate-binding protein, which codes for MKSLKLTVAALVASAAFAGVAVARDQIQIAGSSTVLPYAKIVAETFGETYPDFKTPIVESGGTGGGLKEFCKGVGPDTIDIANASRPMKDSEVEACKAAGVTEIQEVKIGYDGIVFATDAGNADLKLEPKDLYLALAAEVAVDGKLVANPYKKWSEVNKDLPDVEIAAYIPGEKHGTREVFDEKMLAAGCKATGAADVIKAAVADEKEQHAKCIAVRKDGLAVDIDGDYTETLARIAANKSGIGVFGLSFYENNADKLKVATVSGIVPSTETIASGEYPVSRPLFFYVKKAHLGVIAGLKEYVEFFTSDDMIGPDSPLAEYGLVPAPDAEREEIRKAFVDGKIM
- the ppk2 gene encoding polyphosphate kinase 2 gives rise to the protein MAEKAESRAVELDIRGKKRVFDIDDPVLPDWIEEKAFGSDDYPYDKKLDNKEYDRLLKLLQIELVKVQFWQQKTGTRIMAVFEGRDAAGKGGAIHATMSYMNPRSARIVALTKPTGTEQGQWYFQRYVATFPTAGEFVLFDRSWYNRAGVEPVMGFCTPEQYEKFLKETPRFEKMIASENIHFFKFWLDIGREMQLKRFHDRRHDPLKVWKLSPMDIAALNKWGDYSEKRDRMLKETHTDQAPWTVIRANDKRRARINLIRHILKTLDYDDKDKAAIGEIDDRIVGSGPGFLK
- the pstA gene encoding phosphate ABC transporter permease PstA, translated to MSQVSTTSPALGIAERPERRDIGLRRRYAAERRFRLYGMAAIGFGLLFLFLLLFSVVSKGYTAFQQSMITIPVEFSEQIIDKNNERATNPQKLVSANYPVVARNALAKVLGVGEDDRAGLKAVNGMISDSVRVQFRDLVAADPSIIGTTRTVSFLAHGDLDSAFKGQIDLSVPETSRKVSDRQVGWMNQLAESGALSKHFNTGLFTSGASSRPEAAGVGVALVGSLYMMLIVLVLSLPIGVAASIYLEEFAPKNRFTDLIEVNINNLAAVPSIVYGLLGLAVFINFAGFPRSAALVGGLVLTLMTLPTIIIATRAALKAVPPSIRSAALGLGASKMQTVFHHVLPLAMPGILTGTIIGLAHALGETAPLLLIGMVAFVADVPATPLDPATALPVQIYMWANEAERAFVERTSGAIIVLLIFLILMNVGAILLRRRFERRW
- the phoR gene encoding phosphate regulon sensor histidine kinase PhoR produces the protein MLAREWVAVTDQRTGLGWLATQLWGERVLIASAVFVGFMMWLAGLHLGWVSFAVLLLVFAGLLRTERRTVAVGRKAVAVEPVAPPAPPVEDLAAVAAVLGALDAPAVLLSARQTVKLQNRAAEAVFGPIPEGSDLAGRIRAPGILDMVRDAIGSGQPRETEHAERLPSETVYVVRIAPLAGSAAEPLWLLTFRDVSQARRIDRMRSDFVANASHELRTPLASLRGFIETLQGPARNDLKAHERFLAIMHEQATRMSRLVDDLLSLSRLELRSNLALEQTVDLVPLVAHVRDSLQPLAGDLGVEVVLDLPKHPVTVPGDRDELVEVFENLIENACKYGQEGKRVDVVLTGGADGVPIELSVTDYGPGIPPEHVPRITERFYRVNVEASRSKKGTGLGLAIVKHILTRHKARLVVKSEMGKGTVFTVKF
- the pstC gene encoding phosphate ABC transporter permease subunit PstC encodes the protein MSVSLLLLVVAVIGVAGYLAGSWRANTLAGGKLSSLHSRPGYYGSFVAVWSMLPAVLVLLVWIVASPVYIGSTVRAGFPDEVKAEPQATQNLNYNMIGAIARGLRLLTPQEREAVFADGASARTVLAGKGVPLAADPAPYMLTAADDLGRMTAASRTFLSALVVLVALAGAFLSYRAIAPKFRARNRVEGMMLIGLIGASSIAILTTVGIVASMLTEAVHFFNMVPAWEFFFGTVWDPRFAAAGATASAGQFGLIPLLAGTLYIGFVAMLVAVPVGLFAAIYMSEYASRHLRSVAKPLLEVLAGIPTIVYGFFALITVGPFLRDISAELNGLVTGNYTSFIQAQSVLTAGFVMGIMLIPYVSSLSDDIITAVPRALRDGSLGLGATRSETIRRVILPAALPGIVGALLMTASRAIGETMIVVLAAGVAARMQINPFEPMTTVTVKIVNQLTGDLEFTSPQTLVAFALGITLFVITLCLNIYALYIVRKYREQYE
- the phoU gene encoding phosphate signaling complex protein PhoU; translation: MSSTHIVSIYDEELKYLSRRISEMGGTAEQMVADSVRALVTTDAALAQKVISEDIILDNAERQINEKAIVTIAKRQPMAADLREIMGAIRIAAELERVGDLGKNTAKRVIAVQSSGMPRKLARGLEHLAELALIQLKEVLDVYATRSVDKAKAIRERDDEIDAIYTSLFRELLTYMMEDPRNITPCTHLLFCAKNIERIGDHATNIAETIYYMATGSQPEGERPKDDTSTSVVAADVADASE